In Dysidea avara chromosome 3, odDysAvar1.4, whole genome shotgun sequence, a single window of DNA contains:
- the LOC136250645 gene encoding serine hydrolase-like protein yields the protein MEDLTKESNIPISEVSIKVPWGHIAGKVWGHSNGQPVLALHGWLDNAGSFDKLIPLLSHDLYIVAIDWPGHGLSSPRPAGAYYHLINMVADLKYVVDGLGWSRFSILAHSMGVGPAITFAASLPELVDRMVLLEGLTPVQIKAKDFPTQMGITCTVLTAPSMQNKPEMVYPSLEACVSRIMQANSELTKEAATALVQRGTTQVDNGYIFTRDRRVKLTSLLHTTEEISTSYLESIKCPTLVIMAEISVFSHEKIKKLVQVLKEAKMIIVSGNHHVHLNNAPVVAPAVNEHLLKDFPGAHKSQL from the exons ATGGAGGATTTAACTAAG GAATCCAATATTCCTATTTCTGAAG TTTCTATCAAAGTCCCATGGGGGCACATTGCTGGTAAAGTATGGGGTCATTCAAATGGACAACCGGTTTTAGCACTACATG GGTGGCTTGATAATGCTGGAAGCTTTGATAAACTGATACCTCTACTATCACATG ATTTATACATAGTGGCAATAGACTGGCCAGGACACGGCCTGTCCTCCCCACGTCCTGCTGGTGCCTATTATCACTTGATCAATATGGTGGCTGATCTAAAATATGTGGTGGATG GTTTAGGATGGAGTAGATTTTCAATCCTTGCACATTCAATGG GTGTAGGACCTGCTATCACT TTTGCAGCGTCACTACCAGAACTAGTGGATAGGATGGTGTTACTGGAGGGACTCACACCAGTACAAATAAAAGCT AAAGACTTTCCAACTCAAATGGGCATAACATGTACTGTACTGACTGCTCCATCAATGCAGAACAAACCAGAGATGGTTTATCCATCATTAGAAGCTTGTGTTTCAAG AATCATGCAAGCCAATAGTGAGCTAACAAAGGAAGCAGCCACTGCTCTTGTACAGAGAGGAACCACTCAAgtagacaatg GTTACATATTCACAAGGGACAGGAGGGTAAAACTA ACCTCATTGTTACATACAACAGAAGAGATCAGTACATCGTACTTAGAATCCATCAAATGTCCTACACTAGTCATAAT GGCAGAAATATCAGTGTTTTCTCATGAAAAGATTAAAAAGTTGGTGCAAGTATTAAAAGAG GCAAAGATGATAATCGTTTCTGGGAATCATCATGTACATTTGAACAATGCACCAGTAgttgcaccagctgttaatgaaCATTTGTTAAAAGACTTTCCTGGCGCTCATAAAAGTCAGTTATAA